A stretch of DNA from Saccharospirillum mangrovi:
GCGCGCCATTTGTCGCGCTGGGCGATGTTCGATTGCACCGCCACGGCCAGAATGCGATCGCTCGGTTCGGTCCAGCGGTCGGCCGGTAACAAGGCTCCGGCGATATAACCGACCAACGTCAACACCGCCGCCGCGATAACACCCGCACGGGCCGGTGCGCCCTGGACTAACACCCGCGCCAACTGAGCCGCACCGAGCGCCAGCAGCAAGCTGATGCCATACACGCTGACCAACGCCGACAACTGCCCAAGCCAGGTGCTGGTTTGCGAATAACCGATCAGCAGCCACGGCATGCCGGTGAACAGCCAGGACCGCAGCCACTCGAACAACACCCACAGCATGGGCGCGGCCAGCGTTAACGCCCAGGCGCGCGGTTTCAAAAAGCGCTGATAAAGCCAGGCCTGAATGGCCGACAACAACGCAAAGCCGAAGCAGAACCCGGTGGTCAGCAACAGCGATAAAAACACCCCGGTCTCGACGGTGCGCATCGAAGCGAACACCCAGGAAATACCCAGCCCGAACATGCCGGCGCCAAAACTCAAACCCAGCCAGAACGCCTGCCGTCCACTGTGCGCCTGATGCGCCAGCCAGAAAAACCCCGCCAGACTGACCCAGGCCAGCGGCCACAGATAAAACGGCGCCAGCGACAGCGGCAACAACAAACCCAGCAACAAGGCGATCAGCAATAGCAGCCGCGGACGGTCGGAAAGGCGATGCAGTGCAGCGGTAACAGGGGCAAACGGCATGGCGGCTCCTCAACCGCTGAACGAAGCCCGCATCATGCCCTGAGCGCATGGCGTTTTAAAGTCGATACAGTGCGCTTGGCCGGGGCTTGAGATCGGTCATTAAATTGCGCGTCAACGCGTGCTAGGCTGGCCGCCGGTTAACCGAACAGGGATTTGCAATGAAAGGCTTATTAGCGACCTTGATCCTGCTGGCCATGGGTTTGCCCGCCTGGGCTGAAACCTCGCCGAGCGCCGACGAACTGCTGCAACGCATGGACACGCTCTACCAACAGAATTCCGCGCACGCGGTGATGTCGATGACGGTGGTCACGCCCGATTACGAACGCACCATGCAACTGGAAAGCTGGTCGCTGGGGTTGGATTTCGCGCTGGTCAAAGTGCTCGAACCCGTGCGTGAACGTGGCGTCGCCACGCTCAAGCGCGACGCCGATATGTGGAACTTTTTGCCCAAGATCAACAAGGTGGTAAAGGTGCCGCCGTCGATGATGATGGGTTCCTGGATGGGATCGGATTTCACCAACGACGACCTGATGCGCGAAACCTCCTGG
This window harbors:
- a CDS encoding outer membrane lipoprotein-sorting protein; the encoded protein is MKGLLATLILLAMGLPAWAETSPSADELLQRMDTLYQQNSAHAVMSMTVVTPDYERTMQLESWSLGLDFALVKVLEPVRERGVATLKRDADMWNFLPKINKVVKVPPSMMMGSWMGSDFTNDDLMRETSWTEEYAVTLSETDTTYELQLTPFENTVTVWGGMTLSIRKDNLLPIEQRYFDEDGREMRVMTFSDITDFNGTELPATMRLTPLNKDDQYTEVNYQQLEFDTDLTTDFFTLQNLRRRN